One window of Candidatus Nanosynbacter sp. HMT-352 genomic DNA carries:
- a CDS encoding CDP-alcohol phosphatidyltransferase family protein, which produces MKKSRETSPTARKVAKDVFTIPNLISVTGAALAIHGSEEIDTPEGLAKCAVGRLADVLDGKVARMTGQTSNFGAALDATTDKIVMAKILYEMYKKGLAPKHVLGIVALLNSINAGVTGITNLRSDKKAETRPTKSGKLAMAGETVTLISYIAAHVAEQDKNPKLAKLLRKLGAGAFAASLPFAVHATHTYIKRAINGDVKKEKPEEPRQITDVNRTLGSMAMLGRLSGRS; this is translated from the coding sequence ATGAAAAAATCCCGAGAAACATCTCCTACCGCCCGTAAAGTCGCCAAAGACGTTTTTACCATCCCTAATTTGATAAGCGTAACTGGCGCCGCTTTAGCGATACACGGATCTGAGGAAATCGATACACCCGAAGGGCTGGCGAAATGCGCGGTCGGGCGATTAGCTGACGTCTTGGACGGCAAAGTAGCACGTATGACAGGGCAGACCAGCAATTTTGGAGCAGCCTTAGATGCCACAACAGACAAAATAGTTATGGCAAAAATTCTCTATGAAATGTATAAAAAGGGGTTGGCTCCAAAGCATGTTCTTGGCATTGTTGCGCTACTAAACTCGATAAACGCTGGGGTTACAGGAATTACCAATTTACGTAGTGACAAGAAAGCTGAAACTCGACCGACCAAATCAGGAAAACTAGCCATGGCAGGAGAAACAGTTACTTTGATATCTTATATTGCCGCCCATGTTGCCGAGCAGGATAAAAATCCAAAACTCGCCAAACTTCTACGCAAACTAGGAGCTGGAGCATTCGCCGCCTCGCTTCCGTTCGCCGTACACGCAACACACACCTATATAAAGCGAGCAATTAACGGCGACGTGAAAAAAGAAAAACCAGAAGAGCCACGCCAAATAACAGATGTCAATCGCACCCTCGGATCAATGGCAATGCTCGGTCGCCTCAGTGGTCGCTCGTAA
- the dprA gene encoding DNA-processing protein DprA — protein sequence MEINRITPDEHIFSQRLVHIANSPKSLCYMGKLPETNAPVVSIVGSRKPSAYGKEVTERLATDLAKAGCVIVSGLALGVDCIAQKAAIEAGGTVVAVVPNELPDISPRTNYQLAMSIIEQGGAVVSEWMKGDNKIVNRWSFLERNRLVSGLADGIIITEAAERSGTLNTASHALNQGRDLFVVPGNITSPLSAGCNTLLKQGAYLVTDADDVLSIIAPEKLQKDNGQELAASATIEEAIIIKLISEGLRDGDEIQQKSGLSASDFATALTMLEINGVIKPLGANNWTLR from the coding sequence ATGGAAATCAATAGAATTACACCAGATGAGCATATTTTCTCCCAGAGATTAGTACATATTGCCAATTCACCAAAAAGCTTATGTTATATGGGAAAATTGCCAGAAACAAATGCGCCAGTCGTATCAATCGTCGGGTCCCGTAAGCCGTCTGCCTACGGAAAAGAAGTGACAGAGCGATTAGCAACAGATCTAGCAAAAGCCGGATGTGTAATCGTGAGTGGGCTGGCGCTAGGCGTGGACTGCATTGCCCAAAAAGCTGCGATTGAAGCTGGCGGAACGGTCGTGGCGGTCGTCCCAAACGAGCTTCCTGATATTTCACCGCGGACTAATTATCAACTAGCCATGAGCATCATAGAGCAGGGCGGCGCGGTCGTTTCAGAATGGATGAAGGGCGATAATAAAATAGTTAATCGTTGGAGTTTTTTGGAGCGCAATCGTTTGGTTAGTGGGCTGGCTGATGGGATTATTATCACCGAAGCCGCCGAGCGAAGCGGCACATTAAACACAGCCTCGCACGCACTAAATCAGGGAAGAGATTTGTTTGTAGTTCCCGGGAACATAACCAGCCCACTGTCGGCGGGTTGCAATACTTTATTAAAACAAGGGGCGTATTTGGTGACAGACGCCGACGACGTTTTGTCAATCATCGCGCCAGAAAAATTGCAAAAAGACAACGGTCAAGAATTAGCAGCCAGCGCAACAATTGAAGAAGCTATTATCATAAAACTCATCTCAGAAGGGCTTCGCGACGGCGACGAAATCCAACAAAAATCAGGATTATCCGCGTCAGACTTCGCTACGGCGTTAACCATGCTGGAAATCAACGGAGTGATTAAGCCTCTCGGGGCGAATAATTGGACGTTACGATAA
- a CDS encoding DUF475 domain-containing protein has translation MKHLLHSHHPFRIFWFSVLLTLGLGSLIFSHMGVSGLWLFTILVVLEVTFSFDNAVINSKVLAGMSQVWQKVFLTAGIFVAVFVVRFILPIAIVMIASGHGFMDVVNLALHRPVEYGKILHEASPMIDAFGGAFLIMIGLSYFIDYNKRVHWMRHVEPILAKAGRFENFKVCIMLSVAAVLYFTVEAPHKSLVLISAVLGIVLHIGLELFGSFFHEDDAKSVKIKTGWAAFASLLYLEILDASFSFDGVIGAFAITNSVLLIVAGLGAGAIWVRSLTVYLLRTGALSKYKYLENGAHWAIMALGVMMIAKLFHLELPEWATGGLGLLFVSLAVGSSILEARSINLQEAAAVKLHQAEEQLKNGASKIVPRKRR, from the coding sequence ATGAAGCATCTTTTACATTCACATCATCCGTTTCGGATTTTCTGGTTTTCAGTCCTATTGACCTTAGGTCTGGGCAGTTTGATTTTTAGCCATATGGGCGTTAGCGGTCTTTGGTTATTTACTATTTTGGTGGTTTTGGAAGTCACGTTTAGCTTCGACAACGCGGTGATAAATAGCAAGGTTTTGGCGGGAATGAGCCAAGTCTGGCAGAAAGTCTTCCTGACGGCTGGTATATTTGTGGCGGTGTTTGTCGTTCGATTTATATTGCCAATTGCTATTGTGATGATCGCGAGCGGCCACGGATTTATGGATGTTGTCAATCTGGCGCTTCATAGACCTGTTGAATACGGCAAAATCCTGCATGAGGCGTCGCCGATGATTGACGCGTTCGGTGGTGCGTTTTTGATTATGATTGGGCTTAGCTATTTCATCGATTATAACAAGCGTGTTCACTGGATGCGGCACGTTGAGCCGATTTTGGCGAAGGCTGGGCGATTTGAGAATTTTAAGGTGTGCATAATGCTTAGCGTGGCGGCTGTTTTGTATTTTACAGTCGAGGCGCCGCATAAATCTTTGGTGTTGATTTCAGCGGTTCTTGGAATTGTGTTGCATATCGGATTGGAACTATTTGGGTCATTTTTCCATGAAGATGACGCGAAATCTGTTAAGATTAAAACTGGTTGGGCGGCGTTTGCTAGCTTGTTATATTTGGAAATTCTGGATGCCAGCTTTAGCTTTGACGGTGTGATTGGTGCGTTCGCCATCACCAACAGCGTGCTACTGATCGTGGCTGGACTGGGCGCTGGAGCGATTTGGGTCCGATCACTAACTGTATATTTATTGCGAACAGGCGCGCTTAGCAAATATAAATATCTGGAAAATGGCGCTCACTGGGCAATTATGGCGCTCGGCGTGATGATGATTGCCAAATTATTCCACTTGGAATTGCCGGAATGGGCGACGGGTGGCTTGGGCTTGTTGTTCGTGAGTTTGGCGGTTGGCAGCAGTATATTGGAAGCTCGATCGATCAATCTGCAAGAAGCTGCGGCTGTAAAATTACATCAAGCAGAAGAGCAATTGAAGAACGGCGCGTCAAAAATTGTGCCGCGAAAACGACGCTAG
- the pth gene encoding aminoacyl-tRNA hydrolase codes for MKVILALGNPGEKYTNTRHNAGFLAIDKFASENNAVFCNKPKFSADIAELNISGEKILLVKPTTFYNEVGISARAILDFYKLTLDDLLIIHDDTALDFGKIRTRKGGRDAGSNGLKSLHSHVGSDFWHIRIGTDNLLRRQVGDVDFVLGKFNSDEQKILQSWILPESISLVEKFINETIEPFSIKY; via the coding sequence ATGAAAGTCATCTTAGCATTGGGAAATCCAGGCGAAAAATACACAAACACAAGGCATAATGCTGGATTTTTGGCTATTGATAAATTTGCGTCAGAAAATAATGCAGTTTTTTGCAATAAGCCAAAATTTTCCGCCGATATTGCCGAGCTGAATATTTCTGGGGAAAAAATCCTGCTGGTTAAGCCAACTACTTTTTACAATGAGGTCGGAATTTCCGCCCGAGCAATCTTAGATTTTTACAAATTGACATTGGATGATTTACTAATTATTCACGACGACACGGCGCTGGATTTTGGTAAAATTCGAACCCGCAAAGGCGGACGAGACGCGGGCAGCAACGGATTAAAGTCCTTGCATTCTCACGTCGGATCAGATTTTTGGCATATTCGTATTGGCACAGATAATTTGCTCAGACGCCAAGTTGGTGACGTAGATTTTGTCCTAGGCAAATTCAATTCAGACGAGCAGAAAATTCTCCAAAGCTGGATATTACCCGAATCAATTAGCTTGGTCGAGAAGTTTATTAACGAAACTATCGAGCCATTCAGTATAAAATATTAA
- a CDS encoding TIGR03943 family putative permease subunit, whose protein sequence is MYANLTKSIGGIIICVYILLLAWRDQLGFYIHPRYHTFAVVISVIGVILLLIDIMLQLKNKPAKDKSRIGLKKIAPISYFAIIILSVGYILPPKPLSPSSLAQKESPMIIEPESRCETPQPKEGSSTISINRWKTAINSCKETAYFNGKDITITGFVSNDLLKNYGYNYFNIARYVISCCTVDSVPMKILVEKNFSTDYPDGTWLIVKGKLSQKIVNSQAEYVITDAHITKISQPKYPYELLGL, encoded by the coding sequence ATGTACGCTAATCTTACCAAATCAATTGGCGGAATTATCATTTGTGTATATATTTTGCTATTAGCTTGGCGTGACCAACTCGGCTTTTACATTCATCCACGCTATCACACATTCGCGGTCGTAATTAGCGTAATCGGCGTTATACTTTTGCTTATTGATATAATGTTGCAATTAAAAAATAAACCCGCAAAAGACAAATCTAGAATTGGCTTGAAAAAAATTGCCCCAATATCTTATTTTGCAATAATTATATTATCAGTCGGATACATATTACCGCCAAAGCCACTCTCTCCAAGCAGTCTCGCGCAAAAAGAAAGTCCTATGATTATTGAGCCAGAAAGTCGTTGCGAAACGCCTCAACCAAAGGAAGGCTCTTCTACAATCTCAATAAATCGCTGGAAAACCGCAATAAATTCCTGCAAAGAAACCGCTTATTTTAACGGCAAAGATATCACCATTACTGGCTTCGTTTCAAATGATCTGTTAAAAAACTACGGCTACAACTACTTCAATATTGCCAGATACGTTATAAGTTGCTGCACCGTTGATAGTGTACCTATGAAAATCCTGGTCGAGAAAAACTTTTCAACAGACTACCCAGACGGAACGTGGCTAATCGTCAAGGGTAAATTGTCGCAAAAAATCGTTAATAGCCAAGCCGAATACGTCATAACCGACGCGCATATCACAAAAATCAGCCAACCCAAATATCCTTATGAACTACTCGGACTGTAA
- a CDS encoding Fur family transcriptional regulator, producing the protein MLNEIFERHNLRLTKPRQQVFDILRNSDVPLTVGDIAKNCKSINRASIYRTLLMFDNLNIINTITIGWKNYYELAEPFIPHHHHLYCINCQNAEPIQSQELEKLIDLIGKKHNFIVTKHHFELEGICEKCRYIIENK; encoded by the coding sequence ATGCTAAATGAAATATTTGAACGTCACAATCTTCGCCTGACAAAACCACGCCAGCAAGTATTTGATATCCTACGAAATTCAGACGTACCTCTTACGGTCGGCGATATTGCGAAAAACTGCAAAAGCATTAACCGTGCCAGCATTTACCGCACACTGCTAATGTTCGATAATCTGAACATTATAAACACCATAACTATTGGCTGGAAGAACTATTACGAGTTAGCAGAACCTTTTATACCACATCATCACCACCTCTACTGCATAAATTGCCAAAATGCCGAACCCATACAATCACAAGAACTCGAAAAACTCATAGATCTCATCGGTAAAAAACATAATTTCATAGTCACAAAACACCACTTTGAGCTGGAAGGTATTTGCGAAAAGTGCCGATATATTATAGAAAATAAATAA
- a CDS encoding sigma factor-like helix-turn-helix DNA-binding protein — MSEIAKTEQSAKLNSVVDTIISKIPQEREKEIISRRFGLYDRKETLELIGDMFGITRERVRQLEKAILTRLRAAVAEGELPSVIAMEKEITSSLSEMGRVARMQDLASHFLGKEATAIDRAHVAFISELAENITIVTENDDYYQAAAIDTLGNEKQIRARVEEVVKAIKKHGEPVTAEELHKKLDYEHPSNIAALATVSKKLASLNDQWGLAKWPAVNPKNIRDKIYVVLDTNGSPMHFSDIAKGIRDSEFNRRSVTTQAIHNELIKDKRFVLIGRGIYALASWGYSRGTVADIITDILKNSETPLHRDEIVRQVLDKRQVKETTILLNLQSKPQFKRVAKATYVFEEAA; from the coding sequence ATGAGCGAGATAGCAAAAACCGAGCAAAGCGCCAAATTAAATTCTGTCGTCGATACTATTATTTCTAAGATTCCGCAAGAGCGCGAGAAGGAAATTATTTCTCGACGATTTGGTTTGTACGACCGAAAAGAAACGTTAGAGTTAATTGGCGATATGTTCGGCATTACTCGCGAGCGCGTTCGTCAGCTAGAAAAAGCAATCTTAACGCGTCTACGTGCAGCTGTCGCCGAGGGAGAACTTCCTTCGGTTATTGCTATGGAAAAAGAAATTACTTCGAGTTTGTCTGAGATGGGACGAGTCGCACGCATGCAAGATTTGGCGTCGCACTTCCTCGGTAAAGAAGCTACTGCAATTGACCGCGCTCATGTGGCGTTCATTTCTGAGCTGGCAGAAAACATCACGATTGTTACAGAGAATGACGATTATTACCAAGCGGCAGCGATTGACACTCTCGGCAACGAAAAGCAAATTAGAGCACGAGTTGAAGAAGTTGTCAAAGCGATCAAAAAGCACGGTGAGCCTGTTACCGCGGAAGAATTGCACAAAAAATTGGACTATGAACATCCTTCAAACATTGCGGCCTTGGCTACCGTTAGCAAAAAATTGGCTAGCTTAAACGATCAGTGGGGACTAGCCAAATGGCCAGCCGTTAACCCAAAGAACATTCGCGATAAAATCTACGTCGTTCTGGACACCAACGGCTCGCCGATGCATTTTTCCGACATCGCCAAGGGAATTCGGGACAGCGAATTTAACCGCCGAAGCGTCACAACGCAGGCAATTCACAATGAACTTATTAAAGACAAGCGCTTTGTTCTAATTGGTCGCGGGATTTACGCACTTGCCAGTTGGGGCTACAGTCGCGGAACTGTAGCAGATATCATTACCGATATTTTGAAGAATTCCGAAACTCCGCTTCACCGCGACGAAATCGTTCGTCAAGTCCTCGACAAACGACAAGTCAAGGAAACTACTATTCTATTAAACCTTCAATCAAAGCCACAATTCAAACGCGTCGCTAAAGCCACGTACGTTTTTGAAGAAGCCGCTTAA
- a CDS encoding GTP-binding protein has protein sequence MAKRDDDLEFSINAPFDDGRAIIDKVPLYLVNGSLGAGKTSVLEFLLQQSDYKGSRVIENEYANENVDGYRLEKLADIVTTLAGDCICCSSKHALTRMLLDFCRNSPAPVFIEATGVARTMNLVEKLINAQIFNKYELAQSFYVIDAHEILHGIEPAHEIELQAADMILVTKEDLLSDDERLQYESKLSSLPYGKILSAPRGRFDLSKLTTPSGLLTFFDKYDGELVVPDNPTYAVLDISGMKIAVATLEKIWPELFDAYKLRRMKGCFIDDNGVRHHLEATENQIQIANSAAEEPAKIVLIGERADEITREVLSAQLVMFE, from the coding sequence GTGGCAAAACGCGACGATGATTTAGAATTTAGCATTAATGCTCCGTTTGATGATGGGCGAGCGATTATCGATAAAGTTCCGTTGTATTTGGTGAACGGCTCGTTGGGCGCTGGGAAAACTAGTGTTCTTGAGTTCTTATTGCAACAAAGTGACTATAAGGGTTCTCGAGTGATTGAGAATGAATATGCTAATGAAAATGTTGACGGTTATCGATTGGAAAAGCTGGCAGATATTGTGACGACTTTGGCTGGCGATTGTATCTGTTGTTCGTCGAAGCATGCATTGACGCGAATGTTACTTGACTTTTGTCGCAATTCCCCCGCCCCAGTGTTTATTGAAGCGACTGGCGTGGCGCGAACGATGAATTTGGTTGAGAAATTGATTAATGCACAAATATTCAATAAGTACGAGTTGGCGCAGAGTTTTTATGTTATTGATGCACATGAGATTTTACACGGAATTGAGCCGGCGCATGAAATTGAGTTGCAAGCGGCGGATATGATTTTAGTGACCAAAGAAGATTTGCTAAGTGACGACGAGCGATTGCAGTATGAATCCAAGCTGAGCTCTCTGCCTTACGGAAAAATATTGAGCGCGCCACGCGGTCGGTTTGACCTAAGTAAATTAACCACGCCGTCGGGACTACTAACGTTTTTCGATAAGTATGACGGCGAGTTGGTCGTGCCGGATAATCCGACGTATGCCGTGCTGGATATTTCTGGTATGAAAATTGCTGTGGCGACTCTGGAAAAAATTTGGCCGGAACTTTTTGATGCTTATAAACTCAGGCGAATGAAGGGCTGTTTTATTGATGATAATGGCGTGCGGCATCATTTGGAGGCGACGGAAAATCAGATTCAAATAGCTAATTCTGCGGCGGAAGAGCCAGCAAAAATTGTGCTAATTGGTGAACGTGCGGACGAAATTACGCGTGAAGTTTTGTCTGCGCAATTGGTGATGTTTGAATAA
- the topA gene encoding type I DNA topoisomerase has product MKNLVIVESPAKAKTIEKYLGKDFHVLSSVGHIRSIVKKTKDGTPPIDVANDFFAIYEVDPEKKKVITELKRNVKAVGKENVWLATDEDREGEAIAWHLCKVLNLPIETTKRIVFHEITKDAITNAIKNPRIVDMNLVQAQQARQILDRLVGFELSPVVWQKVPGGKSAGRVQSPAVRLLVEREREIMKFEGNSQFKVTAIFIHDNQEFKAELNQKFDTEEAANEFLNSLKPAEFIVSDISKTPGTHNPAAPFTTSTLQQEANSKLGFSSKATMASAQKLYQDGKITYMRTDSVNLSGQAIAAATDFIKRLYGPDYSTVRKFKTKSASAQEAHEAIRPTDITLETASNNSYDQKLYDLIRRRTLASQMSPAKLEKTTITIGIKGDNLPKSKKPAQFEAKGEVITFDGFLRVYGGNKDELLPKLQSGDGVNSHDITARQTFTRPPARYTEGSLVKKLEELGIGRPSTYATIIDTIQTRGYVEKGDSEGQPRDVIVLNYNGEEVSRSIVQEKTGSTRGKLIPTPSGELIADFLTDHFTQIVDYDFTANVETEFDKIAGANLEKSAMLHGFYTPFHKLIEQSGGIDRSKVGANREVGIDPKTNKPIIARFGRFGPMLQLGETDGDEKPRFAPLPKGAKIETVTLEQALEMFKLPRIVGQTKDGQDIKANIGRFGPYIQVGKLFVSIKPEDPHSITLEKARELYAAKLEAEAAKNIAEFPDGIKVLNGRFGPYITNGTKNVKIPKDTDPKTITHEKALELLSTTTAKPTRKRVVKKAPKTSAKKK; this is encoded by the coding sequence ATGAAAAATCTCGTTATCGTCGAGTCACCAGCCAAAGCTAAAACCATCGAGAAATATCTCGGCAAGGATTTTCACGTCCTGTCCAGCGTCGGACATATTCGCTCGATTGTTAAAAAGACGAAGGATGGAACGCCGCCGATTGACGTGGCTAACGATTTTTTCGCAATTTATGAAGTTGATCCTGAAAAAAAGAAAGTTATCACCGAGCTAAAGAGAAATGTCAAGGCAGTTGGCAAGGAAAATGTTTGGCTCGCAACCGATGAAGACCGCGAAGGAGAAGCTATTGCTTGGCACTTATGTAAGGTGTTGAATCTTCCTATTGAAACGACTAAGCGAATTGTTTTTCACGAGATCACCAAAGACGCCATAACCAACGCAATTAAGAATCCGCGAATCGTGGATATGAATTTGGTTCAGGCGCAACAAGCCCGACAAATCCTTGACCGACTAGTTGGTTTTGAGCTCAGTCCAGTCGTCTGGCAAAAAGTTCCTGGTGGAAAGTCAGCTGGTCGCGTTCAGAGCCCGGCGGTGCGATTACTAGTCGAGCGCGAACGAGAAATTATGAAGTTTGAGGGCAATTCTCAGTTCAAAGTTACTGCCATTTTTATTCACGACAATCAAGAATTCAAGGCCGAGCTTAATCAAAAATTCGATACAGAAGAAGCAGCGAATGAGTTCTTAAATAGTCTGAAACCCGCCGAATTTATTGTTAGTGATATCTCAAAAACTCCAGGAACGCACAATCCAGCGGCTCCATTTACTACGTCAACCTTACAGCAGGAAGCCAACTCTAAACTTGGCTTCAGCTCCAAAGCGACCATGGCTTCGGCGCAAAAATTATACCAAGATGGAAAAATCACTTATATGCGTACCGACTCGGTGAACTTGAGCGGTCAAGCCATCGCGGCGGCCACCGATTTTATCAAGCGTCTTTACGGTCCAGATTACTCAACGGTTCGCAAATTTAAGACCAAATCCGCATCCGCCCAAGAAGCCCACGAAGCCATTCGCCCGACAGACATCACTCTGGAAACCGCGTCTAATAATAGCTATGACCAAAAATTATACGACCTGATTCGACGCCGAACTTTAGCGTCGCAAATGTCGCCAGCGAAACTGGAAAAGACAACTATCACAATTGGCATCAAAGGCGATAATTTACCTAAGAGCAAAAAACCCGCTCAATTTGAAGCGAAGGGCGAAGTCATTACGTTTGACGGATTTTTGCGCGTTTACGGCGGCAATAAAGATGAGCTTCTACCGAAGTTACAGTCTGGTGATGGAGTCAACTCTCACGACATTACGGCTCGCCAAACATTTACACGACCGCCAGCTCGCTACACCGAAGGTTCGCTAGTCAAGAAACTGGAGGAGCTTGGAATCGGACGTCCATCCACATACGCCACAATTATTGACACTATCCAGACTCGCGGCTATGTTGAAAAGGGCGACAGCGAAGGTCAGCCGCGAGATGTAATCGTCCTGAACTATAACGGTGAGGAAGTTAGCCGAAGTATTGTCCAGGAAAAAACTGGCTCGACTCGCGGCAAGCTTATTCCAACGCCAAGCGGCGAGCTGATTGCCGATTTCCTGACGGACCATTTTACGCAAATTGTCGATTACGATTTTACCGCCAATGTTGAAACGGAATTTGATAAAATTGCCGGTGCTAATCTGGAAAAAAGCGCAATGTTGCACGGATTTTACACGCCTTTCCATAAATTGATCGAGCAATCTGGCGGGATCGACCGAAGTAAAGTCGGCGCTAATCGCGAAGTGGGAATTGACCCGAAGACGAATAAACCGATTATCGCAAGATTCGGTCGTTTCGGTCCAATGCTGCAACTTGGCGAAACTGACGGCGACGAAAAGCCTCGCTTTGCGCCGCTTCCAAAAGGCGCGAAGATTGAAACGGTAACCTTAGAGCAAGCACTGGAAATGTTCAAGTTGCCACGCATCGTCGGACAAACAAAGGACGGGCAAGATATTAAGGCGAATATTGGGCGATTTGGTCCGTATATTCAAGTCGGCAAACTGTTCGTTTCCATTAAGCCAGAAGATCCACACAGCATTACTTTAGAAAAAGCGCGCGAACTTTACGCCGCCAAATTAGAAGCTGAAGCCGCTAAGAATATCGCCGAGTTTCCAGATGGAATTAAGGTTCTCAATGGTCGATTCGGTCCATACATCACCAACGGCACCAAAAATGTCAAAATTCCTAAAGACACGGATCCGAAAACTATTACTCACGAAAAAGCTCTGGAGCTATTAAGCACCACAACAGCGAAGCCAACTCGCAAACGCGTAGTTAAAAAAGCCCCCAAAACATCCGCTAAAAAGAAATAG
- a CDS encoding permease, translating into MAQKSPDGRIKKFLSANSELIGWVVFGVLIISIYQFSSRFGVMLLNGEFAEWCNKLLPSLQDFITLTLSIIVEAVPFLILGIIISALIRYFLSSKDVFKMLPKNAFLRRIVLSMIGLILPVCECGNVPIARSLIANGLKPADVISFLFAAPILNPITIISTMTAFSFDTRMVWWRIIFALIIVQITAFIVSFFKEDSVINPEFEKLCHSHNHGSKLSNIFSSSRNEFWQLFTMLALGASIAAATQIFVPRFIINAVGGDIFLSVISMITLSFVISICSSIDAFFALAYVRNFTTGSILSFLLFGPMIDIKMITLLKTTFRWKFIATITLTVFVLSLIVGLGVNLYVR; encoded by the coding sequence ATGGCACAAAAATCGCCAGATGGTCGCATAAAAAAGTTTTTATCAGCCAACAGCGAATTGATCGGTTGGGTGGTTTTTGGCGTCCTTATAATTTCTATTTATCAATTCAGCTCGCGATTCGGCGTTATGTTATTAAACGGAGAATTTGCAGAATGGTGCAATAAATTACTTCCGTCATTACAAGATTTCATCACACTGACACTAAGCATAATCGTCGAGGCGGTCCCATTCTTAATTTTAGGAATTATCATATCCGCGCTTATCAGGTACTTTTTATCATCAAAAGATGTCTTCAAAATGTTACCAAAAAACGCCTTTCTTCGACGAATTGTGCTCTCTATGATCGGGCTAATTTTACCAGTGTGCGAATGCGGCAACGTACCAATTGCACGCAGCTTAATAGCAAACGGATTAAAACCTGCCGACGTTATTAGTTTTCTTTTCGCCGCGCCAATCTTAAACCCGATAACCATAATTTCAACCATGACCGCCTTCAGTTTTGACACCCGAATGGTTTGGTGGCGAATTATCTTTGCGCTAATTATCGTACAAATAACCGCTTTTATCGTCAGCTTTTTTAAGGAAGATTCCGTCATTAATCCAGAGTTTGAAAAACTTTGCCACTCTCATAATCACGGTTCAAAATTATCAAACATATTCAGCTCATCACGTAATGAATTCTGGCAATTATTTACTATGTTAGCCTTAGGTGCTAGCATCGCAGCCGCCACGCAAATCTTCGTTCCGCGATTCATCATAAACGCTGTCGGTGGCGACATTTTCCTATCAGTCATATCCATGATCACGCTAAGTTTCGTCATTTCGATATGTTCCAGCATCGACGCGTTCTTCGCACTTGCTTATGTGCGAAATTTCACGACAGGCTCAATTTTATCTTTCTTGCTATTCGGACCGATGATAGACATTAAAATGATTACGTTGTTAAAAACAACTTTTCGCTGGAAATTTATTGCAACAATTACCTTAACTGTATTCGTCTTATCATTAATTGTCGGGCTGGGAGTTAATTTATATGTACGCTAA